Below is a window of Lacrimispora xylanolytica DNA.
ATCATATTGGCATAGCCCTGAATATGAGAGCCTTCATAAGAAGGAGTACTGGCATATAAGACGGTCTTTCCTTCCGGCACTTCCACATCGAAAATATAGGAACCAACGTCATCTCCAATGGTCTCGGAAAGACAGGTGGTATGTATGGCCATAATATCCGGATTATAGATATCAAAGACATTTTTCACAGCCGTAGTGATATTGCTTCTTCCGCCAAATACGGATGCTCCCTCTGTAAATGAGCTGCTGGATGCAATGGCCGGTTCTTTAAAATGTCTGCTAAGCACGGTTCTGTGATAGGAACAGCAGCCCTGAGACCCATGGGAATGGGGCATACATTTTTCTGCACCAAGGGCACAGAACATGGCACCTACCGGTTCACAGGTCTTGCATGGGTTTATGGTCATATGGCGTTTTTCCATAATTTCTTTTGGGGTCAATTCAAGCATCAGCCTACACCTCCTAACGTTCCTTCCAGCATTGGGGTTACCTTCCACGGGGGCTTAACGAGAGCCCAGGCATTGGTATACAAACTCATGGAAACATCTCTTCCAAAAATCACAGCTCCCCGAAATCCGGCATAGGGACCGGAATAATCATAGGAATGCATCTGTCTGGATACCACACCGCCGTGCTGAATGGCGTATTTATCCTTGATTCCTGAGAAGAAAATATCAGGTTTGAATTCTTCGATCAACTGGTCTGTCTCAAACATGTTATAGTCATCCACGACTACATAGCCTTTTTTCATATCCCGTATCATACCATCATAGGTGTCAAGCTCTACTCCTGACTTTCTCATGGTATCCATTACTTCTTCCGAGTAACGGTCCTCAAAGCCTGGTTCACGCTCTACCGAAATCTCTTCGATATTTTTGGAATCTGCATCTGCCTTTATCAGGGGAATGACTTCACGTCCTTCGTAATCATCCCGGTGAGCGAATTCATAGCCTGCAATGGTGGTTTCCATACCAAAATCCCTTAAAAGCATCTGGTAATGATGGGAACGGGAGCCTCCTACAAAGATACCGGCGGTCTTTCCCTTTAATTTGGATTTGTAATATTCCATATCCTCATTGATTTCTGCCAGTTCCTCTGCAATGACTTCCTCTGTCCTCTGTGTAAGCTCCGGGTCATTAAAATAGGTGGCAATCATTCGCAGGGATTTACAGGTCGACCCCACTCCGATAAAGTTTACCTTAATCCAGTCCACACCGTATTTGGTCTTCATCATCTCTGCTATGTAATTGATGGACCGATGGCACATGACCAGGTTTAAATCTGCCAGATGGGAATTTTTAATGGTCTCATAGGAACCGTCACCAGTAAAGACCGAAACCACCTCATAGCCGATTTTCTTTAAGATACGTTCCTGCTCCCAGCCATCACCGCCAATGTTATATTCCCCAAGCAGGTTTACACTGTATTTGCCCTTTGGCGCTTCTTCCCCTTTTCCAATGACATAGCGCATCAGGCCGTTATTTGCAATGTGGTGTCCTGCGGACTGGGAAACTCCCTTATAACCCTCGCAGGAATATCCGATTGCAGTGATTCCATACTTTTCTTCCACCCGTCTTGCCACGGCCTGCACATCATCACCAATCAGACCAATGGGACAGGTAGAGCAGATAAAGATACACTTGGGGTTAAAAAGCTTCATGATCTCGTCAATTCCCTCTTCCAGCTTTTTCTCTCCCCCAAACACGATATCAGATGGTCTCATATCCGTACAAAAAGAATACGGTACAAAATTTGGCTCTCCTTCATAGGAAGGCTTTGCCTTGTTTCTTCTGGTAGACCAGGAATAAAATGCACAGCCAATGGGTCCGTGGGTAATGACCACAGAGTCTTTCATGGGTCCTACCACAACGCCCTTACATCCGGCATAACAGCATCCTCTAGCTGTAATAATTCCTGGTATTGCCCTGGTATTGGCAGCGATTTCATCTGGCTTCTCTGCAAATTCCAGCTGCGTAATGTGACTCTTTCGATTCTTAAATACTCTGGATGAATATTTATCCAGCAATATATCTCGTTCTTTTGCCATTGCCTTCACCTCCTGTCAAAAAGCATCCCTGGTGTGCTCGCCGCTTCTTACGGTATACGCCTCGTATATGGGGAGCACAAATATTTTTCCATCCCCTGGATTTCCTGTCTGGTTTGTCTTAATAAGGATATTTACCACATCCTCTACCTGCTCATCTTCCACAATCAGAGTGATCAGCCGCTTTGGAATCCACCGAAAGGACTCTGTCAAATGTTCTCCCTGGGAAGATAAGGGAAGCTCTCCGCTTTCTATGACCAGACTGATAAGCTCCGGATCAATCCGTTTCTTTCCTCTGCCAAGCACCGACCGGCAGGTAAAAGCCGGAAAACCGCCTTCTGCCAAGGCTTTTTTGGTGGGATTGATTTTATTGACCCGGATAAATGCCATTACCTCTTTCATAATAATCATTCCTTTCTTAAAAGCCCTTTTACAGTCCTTTTTTGCCTGTGCTGACGGTATAAGCCTCTTCAATGGGTGATATAAAGATCCGGCCGTCTCCGTAATTACCCTCGCCGGTTCTGGCTGTTCTTAAAATCACCTTTACCAGGTCATCCTTATCTTCATCATTGCAGAAGAATAACAGCATTTCCTTTGGGATCTCATCATAGTGAATTTCTCCTACTGTGATTCCCTTTTGCTTTCCACGTCCATAAACGTCCATTTTGGTCACTGCCTGGAATCCTGCTTCTGCTGCCTCTTTCATTACGTGATCCGCCTTCTCCGGCCGGACGATCGCTCTCACCAATACCATATTTTTTCTCCTCTCCCTGTTTGGTTAGTCCATAACGCCGTACTGCATCAGAATCTCTTCCAATTCATCGATCTTCATTGGATTCGGAATGACGAACATCTCATTGTCATCCACTTTTTTTGCCAGGTTACGGTATTCGTCGGCCTGAGCCTCATCCGGGGAATAGTCAATGACAGTTCTTTTTCTGATCTCCGCTCTCTGTACGGCATTGTCACGGGGAACGAAATGGATCATCTGGGTTCCGATTTTAGCGGCTACCGCTTCCACCAGATCCTGCTCCTTATCTACCTTTCTGGAATTACAGATAAGTCCGCCAAGCCTTACTCCTCCGGTCTTGGCATATTTGGTGATACCTTTGGAAATATTGTTGGCTGCATAAAGAGCCATCATTTCTCCGGAGCATACGATATAGATTTCCTGGGCCTTTCCTTCTCTGATGGGCATTGCAAAGCCTCCGCATACAACATCTCCAAGTACGTCATAAAACACATAATCCAGATCGTCGGTATAAGCGCCAAGCTGTTCCAACAAATTAATAGAAGTAATGATTCCCCGCCCGGCACATCCAACGCCTGGCTCAGGACCACCGGACTCCACGCCCTTGATTCCGCCGTAGCCTTCCTTCATGACTGCCTCCAGTTCGATGTCATCGCCTTCATCACGAAGGGTGTCAAGAACTGTTTTCTGGGCCAGACCTCCAAGAACCAATCGGGTGGAGTCTGCCTTTGGATCGCATCCTACAATCATAATGTGTTTCCCCATTTCGGCAAGACCAGCCGTTAAGTTCTGGGTCGTCGTTGATTTACCGATTCCGCCTTTTCCATAAATAGCAACCTGTCTCATAGCTAATTCCTCCTTACATTAAGAAAAGAGGCAGAAGGCAGATACATAGGTATCCTGCCATTCCACCTCTTCGTGAATAGAATAGAAAACAAAACCACTTAGGTTGCTACTACTATATCTGTTTTAAACAGCCAATTCAATACAGCACTATGTACAAATGAAAGAAGGGCTATGGGGAGCATTCTATACAAATATTACTTATATGCCACTTCAGCCTTCGAAAAAAGAGCTGGATCACCAGCTCTCTCTTCTTAAGTTTCCTAGACCCCGATCATCACCGAGGTCGCTTTCATCACAGCATAGGCGTCTTTTCCTACTTCCAGCTCCAAGTCCTTTACCGCTGCCATGGATATGGTGGCTGATACAAGATTGCCGCCACCGATATCAAGGGTCACCATTGCATTTACGGCCCCTTCTTCGATTCCTATTATTTTTCCTTTTAACTGATTTCTTGCACTTAATCTCATGGGCACCGTCTCCTCCGATTGTCATTGAAAAAAAGCAGGTCCTTGCGTTTTCCTTTTGGAACATCTTACGCACTTCCCTGGCAAAAGTCAATTTATATTCATTAAAACTAATATTATTAAGACAAAAGCAGGATTTCTTCTTTGGGAAACTGAATAAATAATGGTATATCTTCTTTTTTATCCTGTATGAGCCAGATCTGCTTCGAATCCTTTTCCTCCCCGTTGTGAAAAATGACCTGACGCTCAAAGGGAGTATCCGTTACTCCCCTCAGCCGGATCTTCATGGTATTCTCTCCTGGCTGGCTTACGGGAATTAGGGTGTGCCCCCTGATTCCAATATAACGAATGGTTTCCCTGATCCTTTCTGCTGTCTTAAGCCTTATGTTCCAGTCACAGGCATACAGCTCGTAATCTCCCAGTCGTTCTATGGCTGATATATTCTTGCAGCCAGTCAGCCTTGCGGCCTCCATGGTACCGGGATTTTGAAAAATATCTCTTGTATTTCCCTGGAGCAGGCTCTTTCCTTCTGACATGACCACCATTTGATTGCAAAAGGTATAGATCTCATCTCTGGAATGGGATACCATGAGTACATCCTTTCCATAATCTCTGATAAACTCCAGCATCTCATTTTGCAATATATCCCTTAAGAATCCATCCAGAGCGGAAAATGGTTCATCCAGGAGAATGACTTCCGGTGTGCTTAATAGCATACGGGCCAGTGCCACCCTCTGCTGCTGTCCCCCGGATAACTGGGAAGGGTATCTCTTTTTTAACCCGGAGAGCTGAAACCTCTGTAAGATTTCATCAATGACCCGCCCTTTCTCCGTTTTCTTTCCGGGAATTACGATTCCTAAGTTGTCTTCCACCGTCATGGCAGGAAAGAGGGCGTAATTTTGAAACAGATATCCGATGTGACGGTCTCTGGCTGGAACATTGATGCCTTTCCTGGAATCAAAGAGCACCCTATCATTTAACACGATACGGCCTTTATCTGGCTTCTCGATTCCAGCCACACATTTTAATGTCATGCTTTTGCCGCAGCCGGACGCCCCTAAGATTCCCAGGCAGCCGCCGTCCATCTCAAATTCCACCTTCATATGAAATCCGGAAAACTTTTTACTGATATCTACCTGCAATGCCATATTATCTCCACCCGCTGAAATCCTTGCTGCCTTCCCCAGAAACCAGATTAATAAGTACCACCATTAGAAACGATATGACAACAATCACCAGTACCCAAAAGCCTGCCACCTCCCAGTTACCGGCTGCCACCTCTGTGGCAATGGCTACAGAAATGGTCCGGGTCTTTCCAAGGATGTTTCCTGCCAGCATGGTGGTAGCCCCATACTCCCCAATGGCTCTTGAAAAGGAAAGTACAGTTCCTGATGCAAGTCCCGGCCCTGCCATGGGAACAATGATTTTCCAGAATATCTTCCGTTCGGATAGTCCCAGGGTCCGCCCCGCATAAATCATGGTTACATCCACCTGTTCAAAAGCCGCTCTTGCATTCCGGTACATGAGAGGAAAGGCGATTACAAAAGCAGCCATGACACAGCCAAGCCAGGTCTGAACCAGCTTCACCTCATAATGCTCCCATAAAAAAGCACCAAGTGGCCGCCGCAGGCTGAACAGGAACAGGAGAAGAAAACCAGCCACCGTAGGCGGAAGCACCAGAGGAAGGGTAAGGATTCCATCTACAACAGACTTGGCCCGGTGGTTCAGCCTCATGACTCCCCTGGCTGCAGCCGTTCCCAGAAAAAAGGTGAGCACCGTTGCCAGAATCCCCGTTTTCAAAGAGAGAAACAGGGGGCTGAAATCAATGGTATGTATCAAGGTTTCCATGGCCTCTTCACTCCTTTCCTGGCATATATCTACTTATACAATTCAAATCCTGCATCTAAAAACAGTTTTTTCACCTCTTCCGATCCGGTCAAATATTGAAAGAATTCTTCTGCTGCCTCCAATTCTTCCTTTGACGCCTCTTTATCCTCTGTAAGTCCAACAGGATAGATGGCCGGGTCAAGCATTCCTTTGTCCACCGTTGCAATCACTTCCACTTTGTCGGCCATGGAAGCGGCGTCTGTGGCATACACGATTCCCACTTCATTGCTGCCTTCTGCTACGGCTGTGAGCACAGCGGTCACATTTGGTCCCTGATTGATTTCCATTGCCATTACTTTGTCTAGAATCCCCATTTTCTCAAAGAGCTTTCTGGCATATTGGCCCACCGGCACGTCTTCCCCTGCAAGAGCGAGGCTTGAGGCATTTGTTATATTATCAAATCCGATCACTGTGGTTTTACCGCCCTTTGGTTTTATGAGCACCATCTGATTGACCAGTAAATTATTTACTGAATCTTCTTTTACAAAGCCGCCTTTCTTAAGTTCATCCATCTGCTTGGTAGCCGCAGAAAAGAAGATATCACATCTGGCCCCTTCTTCAATCTGGGTCTTTAAGGTTCCGGAGCTGTCCGCATTGTAAATCACCGTAACCCCCGGATGCTTGCTTTCATATTCCTTTTTCACTTCCTCCATGGTATTTTTCAGACTCGCTGCAATGAATACGTAAAGGTCTGCGCTCTGGGAAACGCTTGTTTCCGTTTTTGTCTCAACCTTCCCGGCGTTTACGGCTGCTGCTCCCTGGCAGCCTGTAAGCTGTAAGGCGGTTAATACAGCAAGCAAAAGGGCAAATAACTTTTTTCCTCTCTTCATTGTGTTTCCTCCTTGATTTTTATTTGAATAACATAGAAATGTTGTTCATTCTTATTGTGTTTTGTTCTGTCTTTTTCTGTTTCGTTCATTTTAGAAGATATTGGCATCAAAATCAATGTTCATATATTCACAGTATATCGAGATATAATCAGACACTTTTTATCAATATAGCACAATAGTTCATCTGAATATCCTTTCATTGACAATGATTCAAAATATGATATAACTAATTATAACTGACAGTAACCATAGGAAATTAAGAGGGTCTTGAATGGAGAAAATATATACGCCACAGGAAGTGGCAGACCGGCTGCTGATAAAGAAAGCAACGGTTTATGAACTGATTAAACGGGGAGAATTGAATGCCACCAAAATTGGAAGGCAGATAAGAGTCAGCCAGGAACAGCTTGACAGTTATTTAAAAGTGTCTTCAAAACCGGCTGAAAGGTCCTATGCCGAAAGGCCCAATATGGAGGAAGCTCTGCTACAGGTCACGGACATTCCACGCTTTGCTTCTGTGTCAGGAGCCCAGCAGACGGATTATTTACTCAATACCAGCGGTCTTGTGATAAGCAGTCAGGAGTCCAGAGTGGTAGAACTGCTCCGGGGGCAGCTAGGTAAGGAAAGGAACAGCCTTCCTATATTACATTCTTATATGAACGACTATAACAGTTTGTACTCTCTGTATTATGAGAAGACCCATCTGGCTCTTACTTGTTTTTTATCTGATCGTGAGAATTGGGACAGGAATCCGATGAAACATCTGATGCCGGGAAAGGAAGTGGTGGTTCTTTCTGTGTGCAGTTTTCTGTGTGGCTTCTACGTAAAAAAGGGGAATCCGCTCCATATCCTCACTCTGGATGACCTAACTCGTCCCGAGGTGCGTTTCTTAAACCGGGAGCTGGGAAGCGGTCTGCGCATGTATCTTGATTCTTCCCTGCTGGAAAAAAAGATTCCGAAAAACGCCATTAACGGATATGATAAGGACTGTTTATCCAATATGTCTGCCGCTCATGGAGTCGCATCTGGAGCTGCTGACATAAGCATAGGGGATATCTCCCTGTTGTCCTCTTACCCCCAACTGGAATCTATCCCCTTTGCCCATGGTTTTCTTGACCTTGTTTTTCTTAAATCAGACTTAGACCTTCCTGCGTTAAAGTCCATCTTAAACGCCGTTCATTCGGAAGAATTTAAAAGCAGTCTGCTGCATTTTAAAGGCTATGATACAAAAACGACTGGAAAGATGACTATCATAAGCGGTTAGTCCGCACGCCCTTCCCTTCGATAAAACAGATAAAACATGATGGCTCCAGCCAGACAAAGAATGGCCCCACAGCTCATCGCCCAGGAAATATTTACTTGGGCCGCCTGTCCGAATATCACATTGGTAACCACGCCCGTACCTTCAAGAAGCACGGCATAGATGCTTAAAGCGGTTGCCCGGTCCGCAGTTTTTATTTGCCGGTTCTGCAACTGAGTGGAAAAGGGTGCGAAAAGACTGGCAGAGATGCGCAGCATAACAATTGCTGCCACTGATACCAAAGCCTGGTTGGTCAAGGCCAAGATCACGCAGGATATCGCTCCACTTAAAAACATGGCGAGACCGAAGGATATTCCTCCCATCTTTTTCGTGACCCAGTGAGACCACATCCCAACCATTCCACATAAGGTAACAAGAATATAAATAAGTCCCATGGTTTTTACATCAATTCCAGCTTTCACATATTGAATCTGATTTAAATATATAGTTATCGTCTGGTTTGTCTCAGCCAGAAGTCCCATGCCAATCACAGCCAAAAGAAACCGTCTGTCTTTCACTGTTTCTAAAAATACACGGATAAAGGCCTGATTGCCCCACCTCCCTTGTTCCGTGGCTTTCACTTCCCTGATTCCAAAAGCCAGGACCGCGGCTGCCCCATAGGTTATCATGGTCAGTAATCCGGCCAGTCGGTAATTTGCTCCAACGTATACAGAATACAATAGAGAAGCCCCCAACAACCCAGCCATATTAAAAAACTGATAAATCCCAAATACCTTCTGGCTCTCCTCTTCCTTACAGGACAAATATAAAAGGCTCACGTCACACCCGGAAAATCCAGCCAACACTACACTAAGAAGAATCCGCTCCAGTAAAAAATCAAAAAAGCTGTCTGCTCTCCAGAATACGATTTTTGACAGGAAATAAATTATAGAGCAGGCAATCAGCGTTTTTCTATATCCAATCCGATCTGCCACCATCCCCCAGGGCATCTCAAGACCAATGCACAGCGCCAGGCTTATGCTCTCAATTAAGGTAATCTGAAATACACTCACCCCTGCCGCCTGGCGGTAAAGTGTTGCTATGGGTCCATAAAATACCATTCCATGTAAAAAAGAAATGGCAAACATAATATATATATTTCGTCTCGTTTTCATTTTCTCTTATCTCCCTGTTTTTTCCTACGAAAAATAAGCCCTGCTCTGCAGCGCCTGTTTATAGCCATATTCCTTATAAACTACGTGGGATTGTTTAAGAGAGACATGAAAACTGACATGATAACCAGACCTTCCTGATTTTTTTCAACATTATATCACAGAAGACAGGGTGTGTAAAGAGTATTGACATCCTGCTCTCCCTATTTGTATAATGTATGTATTACAGTTGTAAGAACAGGAGATTTTCAATGAACCATCTGCCTCAGATTTCAGAAGCTGAATATGAAGTAATGAAGGTGCTGTGGAAACATGCCCCCATCAACACCAATGAAGTGACTGACATGCTTACAAAGACTATCGGCTGGAATCCCAAGACAATACACACCCTTTTAAAGCGGCTGGCCCAAAAAGGTGCCATTACCTATGAAAAGGAAGGCCGTGTCTTTGTCTATACTCCTATAGTCAAGGAAGATGAATATCTAAAAAAGGCCAACGACCATTTTTTAAACCGTTTTTATAATGGTAAGATTTCCAGCATGGTGACCAATTATATGAACAATGAACAACTGGAACAGGACGAACTGGAGGAACTGAGAAAGCTTTTACTGAACGGAAACAGGGAGGACCGCTGACATGCCCTATTCTTTTATGGCACGCCTTTTCCTAAACAGTCTGGCCATTCCTCTATTCTTCATCCTCATCCTCTGTATGAGGAAATTCCTGGGCAGCCATCTGACCAGCAGAGACAGATACCGTTTATGGTTCCCCTTTCTGCTTCTTTTAACGTTTCCATTTCTCTACTTCCTCCACCTTGGGACGTATACAGGATATCTGCCTTCCCAACTTTTTTGGGGAATCCATCCTAAGGCAGCCCCTCCCCCGTCTCCACACGCTTATGAAACAGCAGTTTCTGGAAAGGACCTGTTTTTAGATTTTTCTATTTCAGTGATTTGCAATACGCCTTCCATTGTGCCTGTGATTCTTTTTGTTTTGTGGGCTGTTGGTGTGGTATTTATGACAATGGTCACCTTATATAGTCATCATCAGGTCAGACGGCTAAAGAAATCGTCCCTTTTACTACAGAATGAAAGGATACGGGCCTTGTTTGAATCCTGTTTAAGAGAATCCGGTATTCGCAGAGACATTCCCATCTACAGCAGTGCCTATGTGAAATCTCCCATTGCAGTAGGCTTCCTTTTTCCTTCCATCATCGTTCCGATCCACATTCTTTCTGAAATGCCGGAAAAGGATATCCGATATATCCTGCTTCATGAGCTATCTCATTGCAGACATAAGGACCTTTTTATCAGCCAGTTGATGGCCCTGGCTCAGATTGTCTATTGGTTTCATCCTGTGGTATGGCTGGCTTTTAAAACCATGGAACATGACCGGGAAATCGCCTGTGATTCTTCGGTCCTATCCATGCTTCCACCGGAGCAGTATCTGGACTATGGAAATACCTTAATCAACTTTGCAGAAAAACTTTCCCGTTTCCCCTATTGTACCACAGGGATTGGGGGATCAAAAAAAGAAATCCGTAAGCGTATCATAAGCATTGCCCGTTTTCAAAAGGAATCCAAGAAGCATAGAATGAAAAGTGGAGTCATTTTAGTCACAACCACCCTGTTCATAGCTTCCTTATCCCCTTATCTTTCTGCCGGAGCCGCCTATGATGGGAACTATAAATTTCACGGTGAGAATATCAATAAGCTGGATGTTGAATCCTGTTTCTGTGGCAAAAAAGGCAGTTTCGTCTTATATAAAATAAACTCGGACCAATACTCCATTTATAATGAAAACGAGGTTACCAAAAGAATCTCCCCGGATTCCACCTATAAAATATACAGCGCTTTGGCCGCACTGGAGGAGGGCGTCATAGCCCCTTCCTCCTCTAAACTTCGATGGAACGGGAACACCTATCCTTATGAAGCCTGGAATGAGGACCAGACTCTTAACAGCGCCATGAAATATTCCGTAAACTGGTATTTTACTGAATTAGACAAACAAACCGGATTAAATACATTAAAGAGATATTTTCAGAACATGGGCTATGGTAATTCTGATTTCAGCGGTGGCTTAGGGCGGTTCTGGGCAGAATCCACCTTAAAGATATCCCCAGTGGAACAAGTAGAGCTTTTAACACGCTTCTACCAGGGAAATTTAAATGTTTCCCCTGAAAATCAAAGAGCCATTAAGGATTCTTTATTTATCTCTTCCTCAAAGGGAGCTTCCCTGTATGGCAAAACCGGAACCGGTGCAGTCAATGGAAAACAGATAAATGGGTGGTTCATTGGGTTTGTGGAAGCGGCTGAGGAAACCTATGTGTTTGCCACCAATATTCAGGATACAGATTCTGCCAGCGGAAGCGCTGCTGCGAAAATCACTATGGAAATTCTGAATGAAAGAAATATCTATGGGAACTAACAAGGGAGGGCCACGCTGGCCCTCCCCTTTATATGATTCTCCCCTTATTTTGTTTCACTTGGTATCTTATTCTATATTTCTTTTGATAAAATCCTTATACCAATGGAAGGATTTCTTCTTTTTCCGTTCTAAGGTACCATTTCCCTCATTGTCCTTATCCACATAGATAAAACCGTACCGTTTTTCCATCTCTCCGGTTCCTGCACTGACTAAATCAATGCAGCCCCAGGATAAATATCCAAGACAGTCCACACCATCATTGATGGCTTCTTTCATGGCTTCAATATGCTGTTCCATATATTCAATCCGGTAATCATCTGCAATGCTTCCATCTTCTTCCAAGACATCCTCAGCTCCCAGTCCATTCTCCACCACAAAGAGGGGGATCTGATACCGGTCATATAATTCATTCATGGTGGTTCGAAGTCCCAGGGGGTCAATCTGTCTTCCCCATGGAGTGATACCAAGATGAGGGTTTCGTAATGTGGTTATGGCATTCCCGTCTGCCACCCGGCCTGAAATCTCAGGACTGACTCCTGCCAGTCTGGTGGAATAATAGCTGAATGCAAGATAGTCCACGGTATTCTGCCTTAGAATCTCTTCATCTTCCGCTTCCATTTGAAGCTCAATGTTTTTTTCTGTCCACATTTTCTTTGCGTAGCTTG
It encodes the following:
- a CDS encoding MFS transporter, with the protein product MKTRRNIYIMFAISFLHGMVFYGPIATLYRQAAGVSVFQITLIESISLALCIGLEMPWGMVADRIGYRKTLIACSIIYFLSKIVFWRADSFFDFLLERILLSVVLAGFSGCDVSLLYLSCKEEESQKVFGIYQFFNMAGLLGASLLYSVYVGANYRLAGLLTMITYGAAAVLAFGIREVKATEQGRWGNQAFIRVFLETVKDRRFLLAVIGMGLLAETNQTITIYLNQIQYVKAGIDVKTMGLIYILVTLCGMVGMWSHWVTKKMGGISFGLAMFLSGAISCVILALTNQALVSVAAIVMLRISASLFAPFSTQLQNRQIKTADRATALSIYAVLLEGTGVVTNVIFGQAAQVNISWAMSCGAILCLAGAIMFYLFYRREGRAD
- a CDS encoding TOBE domain-containing protein; protein product: MRLSARNQLKGKIIGIEEGAVNAMVTLDIGGGNLVSATISMAAVKDLELEVGKDAYAVMKATSVMIGV
- a CDS encoding P-II family nitrogen regulator, translated to MKEVMAFIRVNKINPTKKALAEGGFPAFTCRSVLGRGKKRIDPELISLVIESGELPLSSQGEHLTESFRWIPKRLITLIVEDEQVEDVVNILIKTNQTGNPGDGKIFVLPIYEAYTVRSGEHTRDAF
- a CDS encoding BlaI/MecI/CopY family transcriptional regulator — its product is MNHLPQISEAEYEVMKVLWKHAPINTNEVTDMLTKTIGWNPKTIHTLLKRLAQKGAITYEKEGRVFVYTPIVKEDEYLKKANDHFLNRFYNGKISSMVTNYMNNEQLEQDELEELRKLLLNGNREDR
- a CDS encoding helix-turn-helix transcriptional regulator, translated to MEKIYTPQEVADRLLIKKATVYELIKRGELNATKIGRQIRVSQEQLDSYLKVSSKPAERSYAERPNMEEALLQVTDIPRFASVSGAQQTDYLLNTSGLVISSQESRVVELLRGQLGKERNSLPILHSYMNDYNSLYSLYYEKTHLALTCFLSDRENWDRNPMKHLMPGKEVVVLSVCSFLCGFYVKKGNPLHILTLDDLTRPEVRFLNRELGSGLRMYLDSSLLEKKIPKNAINGYDKDCLSNMSAAHGVASGAADISIGDISLLSSYPQLESIPFAHGFLDLVFLKSDLDLPALKSILNAVHSEEFKSSLLHFKGYDTKTTGKMTIISG
- the modA gene encoding molybdate ABC transporter substrate-binding protein; this encodes MKRGKKLFALLLAVLTALQLTGCQGAAAVNAGKVETKTETSVSQSADLYVFIAASLKNTMEEVKKEYESKHPGVTVIYNADSSGTLKTQIEEGARCDIFFSAATKQMDELKKGGFVKEDSVNNLLVNQMVLIKPKGGKTTVIGFDNITNASSLALAGEDVPVGQYARKLFEKMGILDKVMAMEINQGPNVTAVLTAVAEGSNEVGIVYATDAASMADKVEVIATVDKGMLDPAIYPVGLTEDKEASKEELEAAEEFFQYLTGSEEVKKLFLDAGFELYK
- a CDS encoding nitrogenase component I subunit alpha, translating into MAKERDILLDKYSSRVFKNRKSHITQLEFAEKPDEIAANTRAIPGIITARGCCYAGCKGVVVGPMKDSVVITHGPIGCAFYSWSTRRNKAKPSYEGEPNFVPYSFCTDMRPSDIVFGGEKKLEEGIDEIMKLFNPKCIFICSTCPIGLIGDDVQAVARRVEEKYGITAIGYSCEGYKGVSQSAGHHIANNGLMRYVIGKGEEAPKGKYSVNLLGEYNIGGDGWEQERILKKIGYEVVSVFTGDGSYETIKNSHLADLNLVMCHRSINYIAEMMKTKYGVDWIKVNFIGVGSTCKSLRMIATYFNDPELTQRTEEVIAEELAEINEDMEYYKSKLKGKTAGIFVGGSRSHHYQMLLRDFGMETTIAGYEFAHRDDYEGREVIPLIKADADSKNIEEISVEREPGFEDRYSEEVMDTMRKSGVELDTYDGMIRDMKKGYVVVDDYNMFETDQLIEEFKPDIFFSGIKDKYAIQHGGVVSRQMHSYDYSGPYAGFRGAVIFGRDVSMSLYTNAWALVKPPWKVTPMLEGTLGGVG
- a CDS encoding sulfate/molybdate ABC transporter ATP-binding protein; the encoded protein is MALQVDISKKFSGFHMKVEFEMDGGCLGILGASGCGKSMTLKCVAGIEKPDKGRIVLNDRVLFDSRKGINVPARDRHIGYLFQNYALFPAMTVEDNLGIVIPGKKTEKGRVIDEILQRFQLSGLKKRYPSQLSGGQQQRVALARMLLSTPEVILLDEPFSALDGFLRDILQNEMLEFIRDYGKDVLMVSHSRDEIYTFCNQMVVMSEGKSLLQGNTRDIFQNPGTMEAARLTGCKNISAIERLGDYELYACDWNIRLKTAERIRETIRYIGIRGHTLIPVSQPGENTMKIRLRGVTDTPFERQVIFHNGEEKDSKQIWLIQDKKEDIPLFIQFPKEEILLLS
- the nifH gene encoding nitrogenase iron protein; translated protein: MRQVAIYGKGGIGKSTTTQNLTAGLAEMGKHIMIVGCDPKADSTRLVLGGLAQKTVLDTLRDEGDDIELEAVMKEGYGGIKGVESGGPEPGVGCAGRGIITSINLLEQLGAYTDDLDYVFYDVLGDVVCGGFAMPIREGKAQEIYIVCSGEMMALYAANNISKGITKYAKTGGVRLGGLICNSRKVDKEQDLVEAVAAKIGTQMIHFVPRDNAVQRAEIRKRTVIDYSPDEAQADEYRNLAKKVDDNEMFVIPNPMKIDELEEILMQYGVMD
- the modB gene encoding molybdate ABC transporter permease subunit, whose protein sequence is METLIHTIDFSPLFLSLKTGILATVLTFFLGTAAARGVMRLNHRAKSVVDGILTLPLVLPPTVAGFLLLFLFSLRRPLGAFLWEHYEVKLVQTWLGCVMAAFVIAFPLMYRNARAAFEQVDVTMIYAGRTLGLSERKIFWKIIVPMAGPGLASGTVLSFSRAIGEYGATTMLAGNILGKTRTISVAIATEVAAGNWEVAGFWVLVIVVISFLMVVLINLVSGEGSKDFSGWR
- a CDS encoding P-II family nitrogen regulator, coding for MVLVRAIVRPEKADHVMKEAAEAGFQAVTKMDVYGRGKQKGITVGEIHYDEIPKEMLLFFCNDEDKDDLVKVILRTARTGEGNYGDGRIFISPIEEAYTVSTGKKGL